A region of Massilia sp. WG5 DNA encodes the following proteins:
- a CDS encoding anhydro-N-acetylmuramic acid kinase, whose translation MPASSLYIGLMSGTSLDGVDGVLADFGGRGIRTLQAAFTPFPADLRVELMALQAASPNELEREALAANALARCYADCVQQLLAQAPGPVRAVAVHGQTIRHRPELGFTRQTNNPALLAELTGLDVIADFRTRDIAAGGQGAPLVPAFHEARFGKPKTVRVVVNIGGIGNISVLHGDGRVSGYDTGPGNVLMDLWVARHTGKPYDEDGAFAASGKVDRELLGTLLDEPYFRQPPPKSTGRDLFHAEWLDAKLAQRPGLAPADVQATLTRLTAVSIAHAIQESTAGQPAQAVYVCGGGAYNGVLLRDIEEALGGGIPVKSTEELGVAPNRVEALAFAWLGYRFMRRQPGNLPAVTGAGGLRVLGALYPA comes from the coding sequence ATGCCCGCTTCTTCCCTCTACATCGGCCTGATGTCCGGCACCAGCCTGGACGGCGTCGACGGCGTGCTGGCCGACTTCGGCGGCCGCGGTATCCGCACCCTGCAGGCCGCGTTCACTCCCTTCCCCGCCGATCTGCGCGTCGAACTGATGGCGCTGCAGGCCGCCAGTCCCAACGAACTGGAGCGCGAAGCGCTGGCCGCCAATGCCCTGGCGCGCTGCTATGCGGACTGCGTGCAGCAGTTGCTGGCCCAGGCGCCGGGTCCGGTGCGCGCGGTGGCCGTGCATGGCCAGACGATCCGCCACCGCCCGGAGCTGGGCTTCACGCGCCAGACCAATAATCCGGCCCTGCTGGCGGAACTGACGGGCCTCGACGTGATCGCCGACTTCCGCACGCGCGACATCGCCGCCGGCGGCCAGGGCGCGCCGCTGGTGCCGGCTTTTCATGAGGCGCGGTTCGGCAAGCCGAAGACGGTGCGGGTGGTGGTGAATATCGGTGGCATCGGCAACATCAGCGTGCTGCACGGCGACGGCCGGGTGAGCGGCTACGATACCGGCCCCGGCAATGTGCTGATGGATCTGTGGGTTGCGCGCCACACCGGCAAGCCCTACGACGAAGATGGCGCCTTCGCGGCTTCCGGCAAAGTCGACCGGGAACTGCTGGGGACCCTGCTGGACGAGCCCTATTTCCGCCAGCCGCCGCCCAAGAGCACGGGCCGCGACCTGTTCCATGCGGAATGGCTGGATGCGAAGCTGGCGCAACGCCCCGGCCTGGCGCCGGCCGATGTTCAGGCGACCCTGACGCGGCTGACGGCGGTCTCGATCGCGCACGCGATCCAGGAATCGACCGCCGGCCAGCCCGCCCAGGCCGTGTACGTGTGCGGCGGCGGCGCCTATAACGGCGTGCTGCTGCGGGACATCGAAGAAGCGCTCGGCGGCGGGATCCCGGTCAAGTCGACCGAGGAGCTGGGTGTGGCGCCGAACCGGGTCGAAGCCCTGGCCTTCGCCTGGCTGGGCTACCGCTTCATGCGGCGCCAGCCGGGCAATCTGCCGGCGGTGACGGGGGCGGGCGGGCTGCGGGTGCTGGGGGCGCTGTACCCGGCCTGA
- a CDS encoding NAD(P)H-dependent oxidoreductase — MELLNKLQWRYATKAMDPTLPVAQDKIDRIIEAARLAPTSSGLQPYEILVVKNPALRAQIREVAWNQAQVTDASHLLVFAAWDDYTAERINHMFDLTNEVRGFRNEGWEAYRQQLLSTYPGRGEQVNFEHAARQAYIGFGAAVIAAAFEGVDATPMEGFDPAAVDGILKLRERHLRSVVMLPLGYRKAEQDWLVNLPKVRRPLEQFVTEVN; from the coding sequence ATGGAATTACTGAATAAACTGCAATGGCGCTACGCCACCAAGGCGATGGACCCGACCCTCCCGGTCGCGCAGGACAAGATCGACCGCATCATCGAGGCCGCCCGCCTGGCGCCGACCTCTTCCGGCCTGCAGCCCTACGAAATCCTGGTCGTCAAGAATCCGGCGCTGCGCGCGCAGATCCGTGAAGTGGCGTGGAACCAGGCCCAGGTCACGGACGCCTCGCACCTGCTGGTATTCGCCGCCTGGGACGACTACACGGCGGAACGGATCAACCACATGTTCGACCTGACCAATGAAGTGCGTGGTTTCCGCAACGAGGGCTGGGAAGCGTATCGCCAGCAGCTGCTGTCGACCTATCCGGGCCGCGGCGAGCAGGTGAACTTCGAGCACGCGGCGCGCCAGGCCTATATCGGCTTCGGCGCGGCCGTCATCGCGGCCGCGTTCGAGGGCGTCGACGCGACCCCGATGGAAGGCTTCGACCCGGCCGCCGTCGACGGCATTCTGAAGCTGCGTGAGCGCCACCTGCGCAGCGTGGTGATGCTGCCGCTGGGCTACCGCAAGGCCGAGCAGGACTGGCTGGTCAACCTGCCGAAGGTACGCCGCCCGCTCGAGCAGTTCGTCACCGAGGTGAACTGA
- the tyrS gene encoding tyrosine--tRNA ligase, whose translation MTSAELSGNAKTATSAGAAALPLSDAVQEALAITKRGVDELLIESEFAQKLARSEQSGTPLRIKLGLDPTAPDLHLGHTVVLNKLRQLQDLGHQVIFLIGDFTSMIGDPSGRNVTRPPLTREQIETNAQTYFKQASLVLDPARTEIRYNSEWCDPLGARGMIQLASRYTVARMMERDDFTKRYKSGTPISVHEFLYPLMQGYDSVALKADLELGGTDQKFNLLVGRELQKDYGQEPQCILTMPLLEGLDGVEKMSKSKNNYIGITEPANTMFGKLMSISDVMMWKYYELLSFRSIQDLALLRAEVEGGRNPRDAKVALAQEIVTRFHSAKAAEDALADFVNRSKGGIPDDVPEVSLGGAPLGLPQLLRQAGLCASSSEAMRMIDQGGVRIDGTVVSDKALQVEAGTFVLQVGKRKFARVTLAAA comes from the coding sequence ATGACTTCTGCTGAGCTTTCTGGTAATGCCAAAACTGCAACTTCCGCCGGGGCCGCGGCTCTTCCCTTGAGCGATGCCGTCCAGGAAGCCCTTGCGATCACCAAGCGCGGTGTCGACGAACTGCTGATCGAGAGCGAATTCGCCCAGAAACTGGCGCGCTCCGAGCAAAGCGGCACGCCGCTGCGCATCAAGCTTGGCCTCGATCCGACCGCGCCCGACCTGCACCTGGGCCATACCGTGGTGCTGAACAAGCTGCGCCAGCTGCAGGACCTGGGCCACCAGGTGATCTTCCTGATCGGCGACTTCACCTCGATGATCGGCGACCCGTCGGGCCGCAACGTGACCCGCCCGCCGCTGACCCGCGAGCAGATCGAGACCAATGCGCAGACCTATTTCAAGCAGGCCTCGCTGGTGCTCGACCCTGCGCGCACCGAAATCCGCTACAACTCCGAGTGGTGCGACCCGCTGGGCGCGCGCGGCATGATCCAGCTGGCCTCGCGCTACACCGTGGCGCGCATGATGGAGCGCGACGACTTCACCAAGCGCTACAAGAGTGGGACTCCGATCTCGGTGCATGAGTTCCTGTATCCGCTCATGCAAGGCTATGATTCGGTCGCTTTGAAAGCAGACCTTGAGCTAGGTGGAACGGATCAGAAATTCAACCTCCTCGTCGGTCGTGAGTTGCAAAAAGACTACGGCCAGGAGCCGCAGTGCATCCTGACCATGCCGCTGCTCGAAGGCCTGGACGGCGTCGAGAAGATGTCGAAGTCCAAGAACAACTACATCGGCATCACCGAGCCGGCCAACACCATGTTCGGCAAGCTGATGAGCATCTCGGACGTCATGATGTGGAAGTACTACGAGCTGCTGTCCTTCCGCTCGATCCAGGACCTGGCGCTTCTACGCGCCGAGGTCGAGGGCGGGCGCAACCCGCGCGACGCCAAGGTCGCGCTGGCCCAGGAGATCGTGACCCGCTTCCACTCGGCCAAGGCGGCCGAGGACGCGCTGGCCGACTTCGTCAACCGCTCGAAGGGCGGGATCCCGGACGACGTCCCCGAAGTGAGCCTCGGCGGCGCCCCGCTGGGCCTGCCCCAGCTGCTGCGCCAGGCCGGCCTGTGCGCCTCCAGCTCGGAAGCGATGCGCATGATCGACCAGGGCGGCGTGCGCATCGACGGCACGGTCGTGTCCGACAAGGCGCTGCAGGTCGAGGCCGGCACCTTCGTGCTGCAGGTCGGCAAGCGCAAGTTCGCGCGCGTGACCCTGGCCGCCGCATGA
- the argC gene encoding N-acetyl-gamma-glutamyl-phosphate reductase, protein MIKVGIVGGTGYTGVELLRLLSAHPEVQLTAITSRKEDGLPVADMFPSLRGHVDLAFSSPDKADLSQCDVVFFATPHGVAMAQAPALLAAGVKVIDLAADFRLKDRAAFEKWYKMEHTAPELIEEAVYGLPELNREDIKKARLIANPGCYPTTMQLGFAPLLKAGLIDAGNLIADSKSGVSGAGRKAEIGTLFSESSDNFKAYGVAGHRHTPETSAQLQRYTDQKVGLIFTPHLVPMIRGMHSTLYARLTKEIDNAALQALFEDAYRDDEFVDVMPFGSHPETRSTRGSNMLRIALHRPDGGDTVVILVVQDNLVKGAAGQAVQCMNLMFGVPENMGLKQIALLP, encoded by the coding sequence ATGATCAAAGTTGGCATCGTTGGTGGTACCGGTTACACGGGCGTGGAACTGCTGCGTCTGTTGTCAGCCCATCCCGAGGTGCAGCTGACCGCCATCACCTCGCGCAAGGAAGACGGCCTGCCGGTGGCGGACATGTTCCCGTCGTTGCGCGGCCACGTCGACCTGGCCTTCTCGAGCCCCGACAAGGCCGACCTGAGCCAGTGCGACGTGGTGTTCTTCGCCACCCCGCACGGTGTCGCCATGGCCCAGGCCCCGGCCCTGCTGGCCGCCGGCGTCAAGGTCATCGACCTGGCCGCCGACTTCCGCCTGAAGGACCGCGCCGCCTTCGAAAAATGGTACAAGATGGAACACACCGCGCCCGAGCTGATCGAGGAAGCGGTGTATGGCCTGCCGGAACTGAACCGCGAAGACATCAAGAAGGCGCGCCTGATCGCCAATCCGGGTTGCTACCCGACCACCATGCAGCTCGGCTTCGCCCCGCTGCTGAAGGCCGGCCTGATCGATGCCGGCAACCTGATCGCCGACAGCAAATCGGGCGTCTCCGGCGCCGGCCGCAAGGCCGAGATCGGCACCCTGTTCTCGGAATCCAGCGACAACTTCAAGGCCTATGGCGTGGCCGGCCACCGCCATACCCCGGAGACCTCGGCCCAGCTGCAGCGCTACACCGACCAGAAAGTCGGCCTGATCTTCACGCCCCACCTGGTGCCGATGATCCGCGGCATGCACTCGACCCTGTACGCGCGCCTGACGAAGGAAATCGACAACGCCGCCCTGCAGGCCCTGTTCGAAGATGCCTACCGCGACGACGAGTTCGTCGACGTCATGCCTTTCGGCTCGCACCCGGAAACCCGCTCGACGCGCGGCTCGAACATGCTGCGCATCGCGCTGCACCGCCCGGACGGCGGCGACACCGTGGTGATCCTGGTGGTGCAGGACAATCTGGTCAAGGGCGCCGCCGGCCAGGCCGTGCAGTGCATGAACCTGATGTTCGGCGTGCCGGAAAACATGGGCCTGAAGCAGATCGCCCTGCTGCCCTGA
- a CDS encoding LysR family transcriptional regulator produces the protein MSDVEVLLSVVEHGSFSAAAVVLSTTASVLSRAVSRLESRLGAQLLRRTTRSLSLTDAGQRYADEMRVAFARIEQAEQAIRSTTEQLSGKVRMSVPTSYGKQRLPALLAAYARAYPLVALEVDISNRNVDLVAEGFDLAIRSGPIPSSSMVARTLEVSPLCLVASPDYLEACAPLCGLADLARQRCIAFIRPSTGRVIPWHLRDDGRDIDWVPPAAVTVSTDAMGIVWLAEQGMGIALCPRIFAEDSLAAGRLVEVLPGLGGRMRTFSVIYPAHRGLSAASRALIEMLVASHAQAIAA, from the coding sequence TTGTCCGATGTCGAAGTCTTGCTCAGCGTGGTCGAGCATGGCTCGTTCAGCGCTGCCGCTGTCGTGCTGTCGACGACGGCGTCGGTATTGAGCCGTGCGGTGTCGCGGCTGGAGAGCCGCCTGGGTGCCCAGTTGCTGCGCCGTACAACGCGCAGTCTGAGCCTGACCGATGCCGGTCAGCGCTATGCTGACGAAATGCGCGTTGCCTTTGCCCGCATCGAACAGGCCGAGCAGGCGATCCGCAGCACGACGGAGCAATTGAGTGGCAAGGTAAGGATGAGCGTGCCCACCAGTTATGGCAAGCAACGTCTTCCCGCGCTGCTGGCTGCCTATGCGCGCGCCTATCCGCTGGTCGCGCTCGAGGTGGACATCAGCAACCGCAACGTCGACCTGGTGGCGGAAGGCTTCGACCTGGCCATCCGTTCGGGCCCGATCCCGAGCAGCAGCATGGTGGCGCGCACGCTCGAAGTATCGCCCTTGTGCCTGGTTGCGTCGCCGGACTACCTGGAGGCGTGCGCGCCCCTGTGCGGCCTGGCGGACCTGGCGCGCCAGCGCTGCATCGCCTTCATCCGCCCCAGTACCGGCCGTGTGATTCCCTGGCACCTGCGCGACGACGGGCGCGACATCGACTGGGTGCCGCCGGCCGCCGTCACCGTGTCGACCGATGCCATGGGTATCGTGTGGCTGGCGGAGCAGGGGATGGGGATTGCGCTGTGTCCGCGCATCTTCGCCGAAGACAGTCTGGCCGCCGGCCGCCTGGTCGAGGTGCTGCCCGGCCTTGGCGGACGCATGCGCACCTTTTCCGTGATCTACCCGGCCCACCGCGGGCTGTCGGCGGCCTCGCGTGCATTGATCGAGATGCTGGTGGCGAGCCACGCGCAGGCAATCGCCGCCTGA
- a CDS encoding polymer-forming cytoskeletal protein yields MFGRNAKSEIDSLIGISARIEGDLVFTGGLRIDGEIHGNVIAGDAAADSVLIVSEHARIEGEVRCANLVVNGYIAGTVRSTELLELQPKGRIHGDVHYRLLEMHGGALVTGKLTHEAAPAPAAEPVFHLGVAAEGASA; encoded by the coding sequence ATGTTCGGTCGTAATGCAAAAAGCGAAATCGACAGCCTGATCGGCATTTCTGCGCGCATCGAGGGCGACCTGGTATTCACCGGCGGCCTGCGCATCGACGGCGAGATCCACGGCAACGTGATCGCCGGCGACGCCGCCGCCGACAGCGTCCTGATCGTCTCCGAGCACGCGCGCATCGAGGGCGAGGTGCGCTGCGCCAACCTGGTGGTCAACGGCTATATTGCCGGTACCGTCCGTTCGACGGAGCTGCTTGAATTACAGCCGAAAGGCCGCATACATGGGGATGTCCATTACCGTCTGCTGGAAATGCACGGCGGCGCCCTGGTGACGGGCAAGCTGACCCACGAAGCGGCCCCGGCGCCGGCTGCCGAGCCGGTGTTTCATTTAGGCGTGGCGGCGGAAGGGGCGTCAGCATGA
- a CDS encoding helix-turn-helix domain-containing protein produces MSKESIQEVVQKSLEDYFNDLGEQKPTNIYDMMLLTVEKPILQVVMTRAEGNQSHAAQMLGINRNTLRKKLQEHGLL; encoded by the coding sequence ATGAGCAAAGAGAGTATCCAGGAAGTCGTTCAGAAAAGCCTCGAAGATTATTTCAACGACCTGGGCGAGCAAAAACCGACGAATATCTACGACATGATGCTCCTGACCGTCGAAAAACCGATCCTGCAAGTCGTGATGACGCGCGCTGAAGGCAATCAGTCGCATGCCGCGCAGATGCTGGGCATCAATCGCAACACCTTGCGCAAGAAATTGCAGGAGCACGGGCTGCTGTAA
- a CDS encoding histidine phosphatase family protein translates to MNKIILIRHGETAWNAERRLQGHLDIPLNDEGERQARLLAEALAPEAIDLLVSSDLQRARQTAQAVATLRGMPLLVEPGLRERCYGGFEGLLYSEIEQRFPSEFAAWQARDIDAVLPSGKNCGESFRQFYARATEAILGLASAHPGRTLALVAHGGVLECAYRMAGNLPLETPRDFKVYNASINRFRVDGGRLVLESWGEVSHLRPALLDELA, encoded by the coding sequence TTGAACAAGATTATCCTGATTCGCCATGGCGAAACCGCCTGGAACGCGGAACGCCGCCTGCAGGGCCACCTCGACATCCCCCTGAACGACGAAGGCGAGCGCCAGGCCCGGCTGCTGGCCGAGGCGCTGGCGCCCGAAGCGATCGACCTGCTGGTGTCGAGCGACCTGCAACGCGCCCGCCAGACGGCCCAGGCCGTGGCCACGCTGCGCGGCATGCCGCTGCTGGTCGAACCCGGCCTGCGCGAGCGCTGCTACGGCGGTTTCGAAGGCCTGCTGTACAGCGAGATCGAACAGCGCTTCCCCAGTGAGTTCGCCGCCTGGCAGGCGCGCGACATCGATGCAGTTTTGCCAAGTGGTAAAAATTGCGGCGAATCCTTCCGCCAGTTCTACGCCCGCGCCACCGAAGCCATCCTGGGCCTGGCCAGCGCGCATCCCGGCCGCACCCTGGCGCTGGTGGCCCACGGCGGGGTGCTCGAGTGCGCGTACCGGATGGCCGGTAATCTGCCGCTGGAAACGCCGCGCGACTTCAAGGTCTACAACGCCAGCATCAACCGTTTCCGCGTCGACGGCGGCAGGCTGGTTCTGGAGAGCTGGGGCGAGGTATCCCACCTGCGTCCGGCCCTGCTGGACGAGTTGGCCTGA
- the erpA gene encoding iron-sulfur cluster insertion protein ErpA, whose product MTAVAELHRSQEQDTMPSPINFTDSAAQKVAQLIEEEGNPDLKLRVFVQGGGCSGFQYGFTFDEIMNDDDTAMEKNGVTLLIDSMSYQYLVGAEIDYKDDLEGAQFVIKNPNATSTCGCGSSFSA is encoded by the coding sequence ATGACCGCAGTCGCCGAATTGCATCGCTCGCAAGAGCAGGACACCATGCCATCGCCTATCAACTTCACCGACAGCGCGGCGCAGAAGGTCGCCCAGCTGATCGAGGAAGAGGGCAATCCCGACCTGAAACTGCGCGTGTTCGTGCAGGGCGGCGGTTGCTCGGGCTTCCAGTACGGCTTCACCTTCGACGAGATCATGAACGACGACGATACCGCGATGGAAAAGAACGGCGTCACCCTGCTGATCGACTCGATGAGCTACCAGTACCTGGTCGGCGCCGAAATCGACTACAAGGACGACCTCGAAGGCGCCCAGTTCGTGATCAAGAACCCGAACGCCACCTCGACCTGCGGCTGCGGTTCGTCGTTCTCGGCGTAA
- a CDS encoding peptidoglycan DD-metalloendopeptidase family protein: MNPIQKITGKRWFGLAETSRKTRIIAGGAAALALCAFGATAVAPIAPDASDIPVKSIAQDLQLPNLADQIAALQQDQQEFIHEERIRPGDSLGSIFTRLGIDDQQAAAFVRSDKLARSILSLKTGKRIQAETDENGLLLSLRATIAVDKDQFNTVTVSRKGDKFVVTKAPAELERRIEMRSREISTSLYAATDANVDGGQIPDTVVNQIIEMFSTNIDFRSDLKRGDRFNVVYETFWQDGEMVRTGRVLAGEFINRGVAYQSVWYEDPQSHQGGYYGLDGQSLKKAFLKSPVAFTRISSGFSMRVHPVFNVWKQHKGIDMAAPMGTPIRAAGDGTVDFAGVSNGYGNMVVLKHWSNYSTAYGHMSRFASGLRRGEKVHQGDVIGYVGATGWATGPHLHYEFRIGGEATDPMKLKNLQAQPLNSGELSRFRMAATEMSHRFSLLNPAGNAMAAR; encoded by the coding sequence ATGAACCCAATACAGAAAATCACCGGTAAGCGCTGGTTCGGTCTCGCAGAGACCAGCCGTAAAACCCGCATCATCGCGGGTGGCGCCGCTGCCCTGGCCCTCTGTGCTTTCGGCGCGACTGCAGTTGCCCCGATCGCACCGGACGCCTCCGACATCCCTGTCAAGTCCATCGCACAAGACCTGCAGCTGCCGAACCTGGCCGACCAGATCGCCGCGCTGCAGCAGGACCAGCAGGAATTCATCCACGAAGAGCGCATCCGTCCGGGCGATTCCCTGGGCTCCATCTTCACCCGCCTTGGCATCGACGACCAGCAGGCAGCTGCTTTCGTTCGCAGCGACAAGCTGGCGCGCAGCATCCTCTCCCTCAAGACCGGCAAGCGCATCCAGGCCGAGACCGACGAGAACGGCCTGCTGCTGTCGCTGCGCGCCACGATCGCCGTCGACAAGGACCAGTTCAATACCGTTACCGTGAGCCGCAAGGGCGACAAGTTCGTCGTCACCAAGGCCCCGGCCGAACTCGAGCGCCGCATCGAAATGCGTTCGCGTGAAATCAGCACCTCGCTGTATGCCGCCACCGACGCCAACGTCGACGGCGGCCAGATCCCGGATACGGTGGTCAACCAGATCATCGAGATGTTCTCGACCAATATCGACTTCCGCTCCGACCTGAAGCGCGGCGACCGTTTCAACGTCGTCTACGAAACCTTCTGGCAGGATGGCGAAATGGTCCGCACCGGCCGCGTGCTGGCCGGCGAATTCATCAACCGCGGCGTGGCCTACCAGTCGGTCTGGTACGAAGACCCGCAGTCGCACCAGGGCGGCTACTACGGCCTGGACGGCCAGTCGCTGAAGAAAGCCTTCCTGAAGTCGCCGGTCGCCTTCACCCGCATCTCCTCGGGCTTCTCGATGCGCGTGCATCCGGTGTTCAATGTCTGGAAGCAGCACAAGGGTATCGACATGGCGGCCCCGATGGGCACCCCGATCCGCGCTGCCGGCGACGGCACCGTCGACTTCGCCGGCGTCTCGAACGGCTACGGCAACATGGTCGTGCTCAAGCACTGGTCGAACTACAGCACCGCCTACGGCCACATGAGCCGCTTCGCCAGCGGCCTGCGCCGCGGCGAGAAGGTGCACCAGGGCGATGTGATCGGCTACGTCGGCGCGACCGGCTGGGCCACCGGCCCGCACCTGCACTACGAATTCCGTATCGGCGGCGAAGCAACCGATCCGATGAAGCTGAAGAACCTGCAGGCGCAGCCGCTGAACAGCGGCGAACTGTCGCGCTTCCGCATGGCCGCCACCGAGATGTCGCACCGCTTCTCGCTGCTGAACCCGGCCGGCAACGCAATGGCTGCCCGCTAA
- the dusB gene encoding tRNA dihydrouridine synthase DusB has product MQIGPYTLRNNVFVAPMAGVTDRPFRQLCKKLGAGYAVSEMAASNPRLWASEKSSRRIDHAGEMEPKAVQIAGAVPEELADCARFNVDRGAQIIDINMGCPVKKVCNNWCGSALLQHEDLVQRILEAVVKAVDVPVTLKFRTGWDRQNKNALNIARMAEQAGIAMLTLHGRTRADGYKGDAEYDTIAAVKAAVSIPVVANGDITTPEKARFVLDHTGADAVMIGRAAQGRPWICREIDHYLRTGAHLPAPLVEEVRELMNEHLPAHYAFYGEYLGVRTARKHIGWYVQDLPGGEEFRQRMNLLESTAEQLAAVDEFFKSQQRYGERLQYRPALSEHIAIAA; this is encoded by the coding sequence GTGCAAATTGGTCCTTATACGCTGCGCAATAATGTTTTCGTCGCCCCGATGGCCGGGGTGACCGACCGTCCGTTCCGCCAGCTGTGCAAGAAGCTCGGCGCCGGCTATGCGGTGTCGGAGATGGCGGCCTCGAATCCGCGCCTGTGGGCCAGCGAAAAATCCTCGCGCCGCATCGACCATGCGGGGGAAATGGAGCCGAAGGCGGTGCAGATCGCCGGCGCGGTGCCGGAAGAACTGGCCGACTGCGCCAGGTTCAACGTCGACCGCGGCGCCCAGATCATCGACATCAATATGGGCTGCCCGGTCAAGAAGGTCTGCAACAACTGGTGCGGTTCGGCCCTGCTGCAGCACGAAGACCTGGTCCAGCGCATCCTGGAAGCGGTGGTGAAGGCGGTGGACGTCCCGGTGACGCTCAAGTTCCGCACCGGCTGGGATCGCCAGAACAAGAACGCCCTGAACATCGCGCGCATGGCCGAGCAGGCCGGCATCGCCATGCTGACCCTGCATGGCCGCACCCGCGCCGACGGCTACAAGGGCGATGCCGAATACGACACCATCGCTGCGGTGAAGGCGGCGGTGTCGATTCCGGTGGTGGCCAACGGCGATATCACGACGCCGGAAAAGGCCAGGTTCGTGCTCGACCATACGGGCGCCGATGCCGTCATGATCGGGCGCGCGGCCCAGGGCCGTCCCTGGATCTGCCGCGAGATCGATCACTACCTGCGCACCGGCGCGCACCTGCCGGCGCCGCTGGTCGAGGAAGTGCGCGAACTGATGAACGAACACCTGCCGGCCCACTACGCTTTCTACGGCGAATACCTGGGCGTGCGCACGGCCCGTAAGCACATCGGCTGGTATGTACAAGACCTGCCCGGCGGTGAGGAATTCCGCCAGCGCATGAACTTGCTGGAATCGACCGCCGAGCAGCTGGCGGCCGTCGACGAATTTTTCAAATCGCAACAGCGCTATGGCGAGCGGTTACAATACCGGCCCGCGCTTTCCGAACACATCGCGATCGCAGCATAA
- a CDS encoding YbhB/YbcL family Raf kinase inhibitor-like protein: MNIWSDSFTEGGPIPPRCAFAEIDPGRHVKLSSNRSPHIAWDDVPAGAESLVLLCHDLDVPTDGADVNKEGRTVPDALPRTDFYHWSLVDIPVVLDSFAEGLFSDMVTPGGKSGPLVPFTIKNGTEHQLRHGINDYTSWFANDPDMVGEYYGYDGPCPPWNDERVHTYVFTLYALDIPRLPLTGRFTGREARLAITGHILDEARIYGVYSLNPDIAATIIDK; the protein is encoded by the coding sequence ATGAACATCTGGAGCGATTCCTTTACCGAGGGCGGTCCGATCCCGCCGCGCTGCGCGTTCGCCGAGATCGATCCCGGCCGCCATGTCAAGCTGTCGAGCAACCGCAGCCCGCACATCGCCTGGGACGACGTGCCGGCCGGCGCCGAGTCGCTGGTGCTGCTGTGCCACGACCTCGACGTGCCGACCGACGGCGCCGACGTCAACAAGGAAGGCAGGACGGTGCCGGATGCCTTGCCGCGCACCGACTTCTATCACTGGTCGCTGGTCGACATCCCGGTCGTCCTGGACTCCTTCGCCGAGGGCCTGTTCTCGGACATGGTGACCCCGGGCGGCAAGAGCGGGCCGCTGGTGCCGTTCACGATCAAGAACGGCACCGAGCACCAGCTCCGCCACGGCATCAACGACTACACCAGCTGGTTCGCGAACGATCCCGACATGGTCGGCGAGTACTACGGCTACGACGGCCCCTGTCCACCCTGGAACGACGAACGGGTGCATACTTACGTGTTCACGCTGTATGCGCTCGACATCCCGCGCCTGCCGCTGACCGGGCGCTTCACCGGCCGGGAAGCGCGCCTGGCCATTACCGGCCATATCCTCGACGAGGCCCGGATCTACGGCGTGTATTCGCTGAATCCGGACATCGCCGCCACCATCATCGACAAGTAA
- the dtd gene encoding D-aminoacyl-tRNA deacylase, giving the protein MIGLLQRVTQASVAVDGETIGAIRHGLVVLVCAEKGDTEREADALLAKLLGYRVFSDAAGKMNRSVTDVEGGLLLVPQFTLAADTRSGTRPSFSPAAAPDVGRRLFDHVVRQARERHGNVGTGRFGADMQVSLTNDGPVTFWLRIDPPKVSD; this is encoded by the coding sequence ATGATCGGCTTGCTACAGCGGGTCACCCAGGCCAGCGTCGCCGTCGACGGCGAAACCATCGGCGCCATCCGGCATGGGCTGGTGGTGCTGGTCTGCGCGGAGAAGGGCGACACCGAGCGCGAAGCCGACGCCCTGCTGGCGAAGCTGCTGGGCTACCGCGTCTTTTCCGACGCCGCCGGCAAGATGAACCGCAGCGTCACCGACGTCGAAGGCGGCCTGCTGCTGGTGCCGCAGTTCACGCTGGCGGCCGACACCCGCTCCGGCACCCGGCCCTCGTTCTCGCCGGCGGCCGCGCCGGACGTCGGGCGCCGGCTGTTCGACCATGTCGTGCGCCAGGCGCGCGAGCGTCACGGTAATGTCGGGACCGGCAGATTCGGCGCCGATATGCAGGTGTCGCTGACCAATGACGGTCCAGTGACTTTCTGGCTTCGTATTGATCCACCCAAGGTTTCTGATTGA